From Rhodanobacteraceae bacterium, the proteins below share one genomic window:
- a CDS encoding Glutamine amidotransferase, class I — translation MHPLLLIQTGEAPDALIPRFGGFADWFRAAMRIDATQMRVVRVDEDEALPDPRDVPVAVITGSAAMVTERADWSERTAGWIRDAMAAETPLFGVCYGHQLMAHALGGTVGWLPAGREIGTETITRLAEAPGLHAMPPSFPAHTTHRQSVLAPPPDAEILARSARDPHQLLRYAPNALSTQFHPEFTPEVMRAYIEARAETLCEERLDPRALLAEVRGTEAARLLLERFAHAALDRQRVAA, via the coding sequence ATGCACCCCTTGTTGCTGATCCAGACCGGCGAAGCGCCGGATGCACTGATCCCGCGGTTCGGCGGGTTCGCCGATTGGTTTCGCGCGGCCATGCGCATCGACGCCACGCAGATGCGCGTGGTGCGTGTCGATGAAGACGAAGCGCTGCCCGACCCGCGCGACGTGCCGGTCGCGGTCATCACCGGCTCGGCCGCGATGGTCACCGAGCGCGCGGACTGGAGCGAACGCACGGCCGGATGGATCCGCGACGCGATGGCCGCGGAAACGCCGTTGTTCGGGGTGTGCTACGGCCACCAGTTGATGGCGCACGCGCTGGGCGGCACGGTCGGCTGGCTGCCGGCGGGACGCGAGATCGGGACCGAAACGATCACGCGGCTCGCGGAAGCACCGGGCCTGCACGCGATGCCGCCTTCGTTTCCCGCGCACACGACGCACCGGCAATCGGTGCTCGCGCCGCCGCCGGACGCCGAAATCCTCGCACGCTCCGCACGCGATCCGCACCAGCTGCTGCGCTATGCACCGAACGCGCTGTCCACCCAATTCCACCCCGAGTTCACGCCCGAGGTCATGCGCGCCTACATCGAAGCGCGCGCCGAAACCTTGTGCGAGGAAAGACTCGATCCCCGCGCGTTGCTCGCGGAAGTCCGCGGAACCGAAGCCGCGCGCCTGCTGCTGGAACGCTTCGCGCACGCCGCGCTGGATCGCCAGCGCGTGGCGGCCTAG
- a CDS encoding rhomboid family serine protease, whose amino-acid sequence MFVDVPSRRQVHPRWVTPVLVVACVACYLWLMLSSTATRYELLGEWGTVPGRLFQHGQLLQVQLWLRPFTSLFMHADWLHLLGNMLFLVIFGLPAERALGSRRFLFLFLVGGAFANLVGAWTLSGQLRPIIGCSGAVSATLGAYLALFPRAHLGLVLPLGLYLQFIRVPAALLIGMWVLLQLLFTWAGPGFGAVVWWAHLAGFGFGIVFALVSRGAVERRLRRQSY is encoded by the coding sequence ATGTTCGTCGACGTCCCCAGCCGCCGGCAGGTCCACCCGCGCTGGGTCACGCCGGTGCTGGTCGTGGCGTGTGTCGCGTGCTACCTCTGGTTGATGCTGTCGTCGACGGCGACGCGCTACGAGTTGCTGGGCGAGTGGGGCACGGTGCCGGGACGGCTGTTCCAGCACGGCCAGCTTCTGCAGGTCCAGTTGTGGCTGCGCCCGTTCACGTCACTGTTCATGCACGCGGACTGGTTGCACCTGCTCGGCAACATGCTGTTCCTGGTGATCTTCGGCCTGCCCGCGGAACGCGCGCTCGGCTCGCGGCGTTTCCTGTTCCTGTTCCTGGTCGGTGGCGCGTTCGCCAACCTGGTCGGCGCGTGGACGCTGTCGGGACAACTGCGGCCGATCATCGGTTGCAGCGGCGCGGTGTCGGCGACGCTGGGCGCCTACCTCGCGTTGTTCCCGCGCGCGCACCTCGGATTGGTGCTGCCACTCGGGTTGTACCTGCAGTTCATCCGTGTGCCGGCCGCGCTGCTGATCGGCATGTGGGTGCTGCTGCAACTGCTGTTCACCTGGGCCGGCCCGGGATTCGGCGCGGTGGTGTGGTGGGCGCACCTCGCCGGCTTCGGCTTCGGGATCGTGTTCGCGCTGGTTTCGCGCGGCGCGGTGGAGCGCCGCCTGCGCAGGCAGAGTTATTGA
- a CDS encoding Putative oxidoreductase yields MSAGFHPWQELATTLRGPLLLPGDADYETRRRVWNGAIDRRPLAIARCVDAEDVAAAVKFAAREHVPMTVRGGGHNVAGLAVRDDALMLDLGAMNRVEVDAPARIVRVEGGALWREVDAATQPHGLATTGGFVSTTGVGGYTLGGGVGWLMRRCGLAIDNLLEADLVLTDGRIVTASETQHPDLFWGLRGGGGGLGVVTRFSFRLHPAGTVQAGVAFYRLDAARALLRAFRAFTPDAADALTAMLVFTTAPPLPFLPPAAHGQRAVALAYCWNGDPALGARAAAPIADTAEPLGRHEGVMPYAAWQQAFDAAAPAGDHYYWTTSQFDAFDDALIDTLIARAAQPADPLCEVHVHHLGGAVALIAHDATAFSQRDAPFFVNVIGHAGAAERFGAVRDWVRDLRAALAPHARAGMQPNFAGEPSDLKSQAHDAATQSRLKALRARYDPDGLLAPAHDG; encoded by the coding sequence ATGTCTGCCGGATTCCACCCATGGCAAGAACTCGCGACAACGCTGCGCGGACCGCTGCTGCTGCCGGGCGATGCCGACTACGAGACGCGCCGCCGCGTCTGGAACGGCGCGATCGACCGGCGTCCGCTGGCCATCGCGCGCTGCGTCGATGCCGAAGACGTCGCCGCTGCCGTGAAATTCGCCGCGCGCGAACACGTGCCAATGACCGTGCGCGGTGGCGGCCACAACGTGGCGGGCCTGGCGGTGCGCGATGACGCTCTGATGCTGGACCTGGGCGCGATGAACCGCGTGGAGGTCGACGCGCCCGCGCGCATCGTGCGCGTCGAAGGCGGCGCGCTGTGGCGCGAGGTCGATGCCGCGACGCAACCGCATGGCCTCGCCACCACCGGCGGGTTCGTGTCGACTACCGGCGTCGGCGGCTACACGCTCGGCGGGGGCGTGGGCTGGCTGATGCGGCGTTGCGGACTCGCGATCGACAACCTGCTCGAAGCCGACCTCGTGCTGACTGACGGCCGCATCGTCACGGCCAGCGAGACGCAACACCCGGACCTGTTCTGGGGCTTGCGCGGTGGCGGCGGAGGCCTGGGCGTGGTCACGCGTTTCAGCTTCCGGCTGCATCCGGCCGGCACGGTCCAGGCGGGTGTGGCGTTTTATCGCCTCGACGCGGCACGCGCATTGCTGCGCGCGTTTCGCGCCTTCACGCCGGATGCGGCGGATGCGCTCACCGCGATGCTGGTGTTCACCACCGCGCCGCCGCTGCCGTTCCTGCCGCCCGCAGCGCACGGGCAACGCGCGGTTGCGCTGGCGTATTGCTGGAACGGCGACCCGGCGCTGGGCGCGCGCGCCGCGGCGCCGATCGCGGACACCGCCGAACCGCTGGGCCGCCACGAAGGCGTGATGCCTTACGCCGCATGGCAGCAAGCCTTCGATGCCGCCGCGCCGGCCGGCGACCACTATTACTGGACCACTTCGCAGTTCGACGCGTTCGACGATGCGCTGATCGACACGCTGATTGCGCGCGCCGCACAACCCGCCGATCCGTTGTGCGAAGTGCACGTGCACCATCTCGGCGGCGCGGTTGCGCTCATTGCCCACGACGCCACTGCATTCTCGCAGCGCGACGCGCCGTTCTTCGTCAACGTGATCGGCCACGCCGGCGCCGCGGAACGCTTCGGCGCCGTCCGCGACTGGGTGCGCGATCTGCGCGCGGCGCTCGCGCCGCATGCACGCGCGGGTATGCAGCCGAACTTCGCGGGCGAACCTTCCGACCTGAAATCGCAGGCGCACGACGCGGCGACGCAATCAAGATTGAAAGCGTTGCGCGCGCGCTACGATCCGGACGGACTGCTCGCACCCGCGCACGATGGTTGA